The Dasypus novemcinctus isolate mDasNov1 chromosome 24, mDasNov1.1.hap2, whole genome shotgun sequence sequence gtgatcctacatccatcagtgccacacacaaagacacagcaagatgacacaacataaaaagagacagattcctggtgccgctgacaagaatgctagtggacacagaaaaacacacagcgaatggacacagagagcagacaatggggggaaggggggagaaataaataaaaaataaatctttaaaaaacaaaatgtaaacttTGGCCTTCTTCTGGTttcacattttataaataataaccaTTACATAATAATGGCAGTTAGGACTCACCTAAGTGCTTTATGTATACTTAATTCTGAACATTCAAGAGTGTTTTAAGTGAATGGCAGTTAACCTAAAATAACTAACAATTTTAAGGAATTGGTGTTAAATGCTCATGTACCTTCTTGGTAAATACTGGTCCAGAAATCTAACAtcggaaaaagaaaagtaatgatGATTTATATGCTCTTCTAGAAAGGTTAGATGAAACTATGTCGAATACTAGGTTTCTGTGTGTTGCAATCCCGATAATCTAAATtctataaaaaatgtattaaagttcAAATCTACCAATATGTCGTCGTCGTCCCCGCCCCCCCGGCATTTAAACACTTCCGAGTTGtgcctaatttttttaaattacacatCCTGCCAGTAAGTACTTATACACCTGCATCAACACATTAAAGATCGAAAGGGAGGGCGGGGAGCGGATGCTTATTAGCGGCGGAATAAAGTCCTataaggagaaatggaaagaccTAAATCAATACAGTATTCTCTAAGGACCAGGCCAAGTTACCAGCTTTTTCCCAGCTCCACTGCAACCCGCAAGTTTCCCCAGCACCTGACGGTCGCAAGACTTGGAAGGGCATTTTGGAGCGCTTGGCCCACAAACACTACTATCCTGCCCGTCTCCAGGTTCgcgaggaagggaaagagaaagggacgCGACTTCGGGCGTAAACCAGACGCTTCTGGAAAGAGCCAACGGTCAGGGCGGACGCCACCTCCCCGGGGCCGAGGCCTAAGCCGCCGCCCCAGCACCTTACCCGCGCGCAGATCGCCACAGCCGGCCGCCCCTCGGTCCGCGCCCGCATGGCACGCCCCGCCAACCGCCAGCGGCCCGCCACTAGCTCCCCAGCGCGGCGCCGGAAGTGGCGCGCCGGAAACGACGTCACTGGGTGCGCCGGCTCCTCCGCGGCGCGCGCCATTGTCGTGCTAGGCCGGCGTCCTGGGGTGCCGCCGCGGGTGTCCCCCGGGTCCTCGTTAGGCCCAGGGCAGCCTGCTAACCTGCAGCGTGGCTCCCTCGCTGACCCTTCGGGGGCGGCAGCCGAGGCGGTCAGTGTTGGGACCAACGGCCAGGCCGACCTCAAACCCTCCCGGGAGCACGCGGCAGTCCGCGGCGGCCGACGTCCCACCGCCGCCCTCCTGAGGAGCCCCACACCCTTGTGCTTCCGTTTCCCTCTCCTGGTCATTAGTTGTCCAGCCGAGGCCCGCCCACAAGGGACGATTTACTGCACACAATGAAGCTTTGAGAATGTAATTCCTTAGGAACTTTTAAAAAGTCAGGTTTATTAAGATATAACTTACATATAACAAAGTACAGTaggatgagttttgacaaatgcatagtcCTGGTACCATCACAATCTCAAATATATACTCATCATCCCAAAAAGTCCCAACAGGGCTCTCTGCAGCCAAACCCTCCACCACCGTGGCAAACAGTAAGTTATGTGTATTTTTCAGCAAACTTTTAGTCATTTAATCAACACAAaatatactggaaaaaaaaaagggacaattaTGATAAAGCAAATCTCAATATGTAGTATGCCAGTTTGTGACCTTCTAGCACAGCAATCACTTGGAgtgtttgtctttcttttcatttagGCTTTCCCACTTCCTTGGTTAGATGCAACAGCCAAGACTTTAAGCCATCTTCATCTCTTGAGACTCCAAAAAGGCCACTTGAATACCAGAGACATTTTTGTAAAAACAAGACTCCTTGGGGCCTATGACAGATGTGCTATAACTTGCACAACTCTTGCATAAAAGTTCTGgaagctgaggaaacactgccctACAAAGCAATGCTAGTCTTATGAAGCCCTCTCGACTTTCGGCCCAGCAACCAtctaaaaatgttaattttgctaactaaaatgactaaaataacaaatatagGATTTGTTCTACTCTCTGCTGTTCATTATTTGAGTTCAAGTTAGAATAATAGCAAAAAAGTTTAGCAAACAAATCCTCCCCAAGAtttatatcccactgtatttgaaATACTTTCTACTGCTACTTCCACAAAATATATCAGGCTATtctatgacttttaaaaaaatgaacacatttaCATTAAAGGGTAGCTTCAGCTCAACATTTCCTTGGATACTTGTAACAGTGATGGTCTTAAAAGAAGGCACTGCCCTATGACATCTGATATTCAGATAACtttatttaaattgaaaacatttaGCATCAATACTCTTATTAGAAAAATCATGAGTATTTCTAAGTAAGGCAGAAGTACTTTTAGGTTAACAAGACCAGATTGGACTtggactttatttttaaactagaGCATAGAGAAAAAATAGGTTATTTACAGAAATAGTATCTACATATGTACTCAGAGGTACAGATTTGGTGACAGAAAAGACTTAAGTACACGCTGGCATCTCAGAAGCAGTTCACAAagagctttgttttattttctcaaatttgAAGTATATTTAAGATGCATCTTCATCCTCAATCTTGGGAGCCAAATAGTACTTTAAATGTCCCATATCAGCAATTTTATATTCTATAACTAAAAGAAGATGGGAATAGTTAATTATCAAGGATTATCAATACACTACCtaaaaaataagatacaacaaatttattatcttaccaAGAGGTACATCTGCAGACATACTGAGTGTTACTGTAGGAGAGAGTGGAGTGGCTTTTGTAAAGAAATTCAGGTACCTCAGTGCAAAAGTTAGCTGAACTGGCTCATTCATCTCTATGTTAAcctaaaggaaaaagaagattCAGCATACTCAATTAAGCACATCAAAAAAGTTGCATCCCGCCACCCTTACACTGGGGCGGGCAGTCAGGCTGCGCAGGCTCTTGGTGGCCACGatggcggcagcagcagcagcttcttttccttttctttccttccacttctctcttcctctcctgctcCTCCTGTTCCTTCTTCCCTTGCCCTGCTcccccttccattccttcctcagagggTGTTAGCTCTCCTGGTCCATGAGCAGTGGCAGCGGCAACCAGGGTGCATCCAGTTTCTGCACCCAGATTTTATTGAACTGATCAAACATACATAACTTGTGACTGCTGGCTGGAATCAAGGTGGTCTGAATCCAAGATCGAACTGCCCTAGATTTCCAGATTTGTCTTCTACAGTTTCAGTGTTAAGTGCTTAGTGTTGTTTATAATTTAGGTGCAACTTTTATAAAACTCTATTTTGAAAAGCTATAACTATGGAGGTACTTATAAAGAAAGTTAATATTAACGGAAATGGTCTCCTTCACACCTATTTCTTTAAGGCTTTACTTGTTTAGAAAACCACAGTTATACTGCTTGCCTCACCAATGTCTTATACCAGTTTTACTTCTCCCATTtgttaaatattcaaaatttgggatttttttttaaaaagatggtaaaacaaatatatcaaaaacctttaaaaaaaaaaaagttacatccTATtaattctttaaagatttatttatcctccccaccctagttgttttgtgctgtctgctgtgtccatttgctgtgtgttcttctgtgtctgcttgtctgttCTTTAGTCAGCATCaagaactgatcctaggaccttctggagtgggagagagatgctcaatctcttataccacctcagctccctcgtctgctgcatcttactgtctctcctctgtgtctctttttgttgcatcatcctgctgtaccagctctctacatgggtcagctcaccttcAACAGAAGGCCCtcggaattgaaccctggacctcccatatggtagacggaaacccaatcacttgaaccacatccacttcctgtcaTTAATTTTTAATACACTCTGGAAACAGGCACAAGCCACCACCTATAAAGTATTCTTGCTTTCCCACTCCCAAAACAAGAAAACACCCTTAAAATCATCAGGCCTCTAGAACTGACAATCGCTCATGAGTTTATAGGAAATTTGGGGGAAAATGTTGACACAAGGATGCAAGAGGTAAAATCCAGACTACAGGAAATTCCACaagaaaaataatgtttcttCAACAAAAATTGTAgtggagggaaaaagagaaaataaaaaggaaacaaatggaaTGGATGAAAAGgaatttaagaggaaaatcatcaACCAATTGATATGTATGGACCCCATTAAAATTCTGACGCcaacaaactttaaaaataattattttgggtGATCTacgtatattttaaaaataaactaaaaatatattttaaaaaaataatcagagggaagtggatgtggctcaactgactgggctcccatctaccatatgggaggccctgggtttgcttcctagggcctccttgtgaaggcaggctggccggTGCCCACAGAGAATTGACAGCCTATGCCCTgcagacagctggtgcagcaagatgacgcaacaaagggcgacaagcagacacagaagaacatgcggCAAATGGACAGAGGACAATAAGCaagcagcggggggggggggggggggataaataaaataaatctttaaaaataaagaatagatgtagcttagtggcaaagcactgcctgcttcccatctctgataactacttaaaaaaaaaagtggacacTGAAAAACACCTTAATATCAAAAGTTTTCATGTTTATACTTCAGATACACACTAAAATATTTATGGATAATGTTtgagatttgatttttttaaaaatcaaggttgGCAGGGGAATGGAAATATAATTTGGGAGACAGATGGACCAAGCTTGGTTATCAGATGAGTTAAAGCTGGGTGATGACCAAATGGAGGCTGGGCTGGCCTTATTGCTGTCTCTACTTTTATTTATGTgtataaaaagttaaataaaaaaattttaaaaaagaataagaaaaagccTAATTTACGTAAAgattgaaaaatacataaaatcttgATTTGTGTCCCATTTGGCTATAGTCCAAATAGCCCTTACAAAAAGGAATCAAGAGGCTCAGAAacagttgttaattttattaattgtaCATGTGTCTGCTTTCAAATCTCTAGCAAGCTAAAGTCAGCATCCACACTAGACTCTTGTTATTAGatattagtttttttcttttatctttatctAAACTgagttttagttttatttaatagGAAGGTTGACAATTCAttcaaggaagaagaaaacactATCTGATACTGTATACTTACGCTATGCCAGACAATGTGCAAAACACTTTGAATATGTTGTCATTTAGTCCTAACAACGCTGAGGTTAGGACTTTTTTACTGTCCCTGGTTTACAAAGAATTAACTGAAACTCAAAGgcaagtaaaaattttaaatattttgtgcaATCATaagatattatttattcatttataagcACCctaagggagtggaggtggctcaaggaattaggcacctccctcccacatgagaggccccaggtttggttcccggtgcctccttaaaaaaaagagagaccagcacacaacaaacagatacagcaaatCCAAACAagagggtgaggagaaataataaagtaaatctttaaaaaaagaaaaaagaaaaaaaaagaaataccctAAGGATCTAAAAGTCAGTTGACCATAGGAAAACCTTGATGTGTGGATATTTAGGGATGACTGTTTTTTCTTGGGTACCcttttaaattcaaataaaaatactcGGGCTATTTTACATGTagtctatattttaatttttggcaCAATTCTTTCCAAGTTGCAAGGAGTCTACTTCCTAGCATTGTTTAACCTTTTATTCCTACGGCCCTATGACTGGCTAAATAGTAACTTAATCTTGTGAAGCTGCTTCTCCACCTTTAAAATGGGGCAATTGGGCTTACCATATAAAGTTTTTGAATTTGCATTCTCTTCTCACAGATTTAGTCATAAAGTAGGTGGCAGGTTTcagcagtattttttaaaatcctcacAAATTAGTTACTTGGAAATACAAGcttgtttctttaggagtttCTCTCATTGTAGCAATCAAACTAATGTCAAGCAGTATTACAATctccttcaaaatattttttacattaaaaaaaaaaaactatacttACAGCTTCCTCCTCTTTATCGACATTATTCGTTTGTGACAACTTAATGTTTCCATTTCCAAGTTCTCCACTTGCAGAAAATTTCACTCCATCTTTTGCACAAGAAATTACAACAGCATCTCCAATATGACTGAGGTCTCGGCAGATACGTGCAAATTCACCAGAGGGCATCTTTACTACACAGCTATATTCTTGTtcctataaaaacaaaaacaagaaaacatttaCCTTAATGGCTGATAAAGATTTAGTACCCTTACTTCAAGAAGCAACAAGAACTTAAATGACATGTTAAGAGAATATTtgcataaaaaacaaaacacacagaaCTTTTAATAGTAAATGAATTATTCAGAGACCAAAAGCCTACTAATCATTCTTAACCAGGGTTCTATCAAGAGAATATTAGGGTATGACATAGGAACAATGATGCAAGAAGCCTGCTTTCTAAAACAAGAGATAATAGATAATGGGTACTTAAGACATCAAAGCATCTCTTCTCTCCTTTGATGATGATAAACCCAACTCTCAAAAATTTCTGCTTAAAATTGTTAAGCTTTAAAAATCTACTCTTAATGACAAAATATTGACCAACCACTAAGCCCCATCCTCGAAACATGCAAAAGAAATCTTTCTGGAAAGTTGTGTCAGGAAGTGGGGTTTTAAATATGAAGTTTAAGACTAGTGTTGATTACATGAACATCTTGTGTAACTAGTATGACTGTGTACAGGCTGCTCAACAGTCAGAAACTTGAGATACTCACTGGAATTCCAAGTTGTTCAACATCCAAATCCATTAACTTCATTTCATAGTCCGAAACTTTTTCTTGATCtacccaaaacaaaaaacaaatccaaaCGTTGTTGAAGAAAAGGATGCAAAGTTTATATAACCATTAAAATCAGCATTTTAGATTTCTCAGCTTTGAGACATACCGAAACTGCATTTCAGTGTTTTCTACCTTAGCTTGGTGAAAAGGTATGACTTACTTGGTGCTTCGAACACGAGCGCCAAGGTGTCTGCGTTATCTTCCGCCCTTAGTGTAATGATGTCTTCGTTGCCGGCGCATTTTAGTATTTTGGACATACTACAACACAGAAGAGACAGGGTTTAAAATCGACATCTCAAAACCGTTAGGATTTCTAGTGCAACGGAACAAGGAGTTACCGCTTGTCGCCTGCTTGGCGGGCTGACACCCGGCGAGGACGACACCCCCGCCGCCGGAGGACGCGCGCGCCGGCCCAGCCATTTTGGAAGGCGGCCTGGCAGTGTGCGCGCCTGCACTGAAGCTGAGAACGCTCGCATCCCGCGGCCAGCGCGGTCACGCCTGGTCACCAGGCCAAGGGCAGCGTTCTCGGGCCGCGCGGCCCCTGCGCGGGTGCTGCAAAGCGCCGCGAGCGCGTCGTGCACGCGGGTAACGCTCGCAGGAGCGTCTGCGCTATGTGCGCGTGCTAAGTGCCTGGACAGGACGTAAAATGTCTTCCTGTCCTGAGTGGACAGGAAAGGTGGAAGCCGCTGCCCGGAAGACGCTTCCGCCGCCCCAGGGTCTTCGGACGCCCACCGAGGACTCAGAGCAATAAAAGGCCAGAAACGGCCGGCACGTCCTCGCCAGGGCACGTCCCCAAGGGGGCCCGCCACGGCCCCTTCCCGCCGCCCCCCGCTTTGTGGCTTTGGCGCGGAAAGGGGCGGCGCGCGGCGGCC is a genomic window containing:
- the PCNA gene encoding proliferating cell nuclear antigen, with amino-acid sequence MFEARLVQGSILKKVLEALKDLINEACWDISSSGVNLQSMDSSHVSLVQLTLRSEGFDTYRCDRNLAMGVNLTSMSKILKCAGNEDIITLRAEDNADTLALVFEAPNQEKVSDYEMKLMDLDVEQLGIPEQEYSCVVKMPSGEFARICRDLSHIGDAVVISCAKDGVKFSASGELGNGNIKLSQTNNVDKEEEAVNIEMNEPVQLTFALRYLNFFTKATPLSPTVTLSMSADVPLVIEYKIADMGHLKYYLAPKIEDEDAS